TGACGGTCAGGGTGCTGTCTGCTCCGTAGCGCTGGTCGCCGTAGGCGTAGTTGGTGCTGCCGGACTGGTTGATGCCGATCGTGCCGCCCATCTGGTTGATCTGTTCGGCGGTGGCGTAGTTGGTGTCGCCGTACTGGATGATCACGGCGGTATTGCCGCCGCCCAGCTGGATCTGTTCGATGTTGGCTTCGTTGCTGTCACCGTACTGGTAGGTCTTGCCGGTCGTCCCTTCCTGGCTGTCCTGATAGACGAACGAGAAGTTGCCGTTGCCTTCCTGTTGTTGCAGCACCTCGCCGGCACCGACACCGATCGACTGGCTGGCATGGGCGGTGTTGGTGGTACCGATCTGGTTCTGGGTGATGGTGCTGCCGTCTTCGAACAGTTGCTCGGCGTAGCCGGCGTTGTAGTCACCGGTCTGGTTCTGGGTAATGGTGCTGGTGGCGGTGTCCTGTACGGCGGCCGCGTCGTTGCCGGTGCCGATCTGCAACTGGGTGGCGGTGGCGGCGGGCGCGTTGGTCTGTTTCACATTGGCGATGTTGGCGGTACCGAACTGGCCCTGGGTGGATACGCTTTCATCGGCCATTGCCTGGACACTGACAACAACCAGGATTGCGGCGGTAAGGGGCGTCAATTTGAACATGATGAAACCTCCAAGAAGTGCAGTGCTTTAGCGATATTGGGTGACCGAAACGCTCATTCCATTTCCTGCCTGGGTCACAGCACTCTGCTGCCCCGTGCCGGCCTGGACGATGCTGGCGTCGTTGTTATTGCCGTTCTGGGATATCTGTGCACGGTTGTGGCTGCCACTCTGGTTGATCAATGCGGCGTTGCCGGAACCTTGCTGGTTGATCCAGGCCATCAGGTCGCTACCTTGTTGCAGGATGTAGGCTTCCTGATTGCTCCCTTGCTGCACGATCTGGCCGAGCAGCGACTGGCCGTTCTGTTGCACCAGTGCGATGTTGGCCTGGCCGTTCTGGTCGATCAGTGCGCGCTGGCCCACCGGGGGTGGCAGCTCGCCGAGATCGGCGCCAGGCGCCAGGTCATCGTTCTCCATCAAATCGTCGGCGCGCACGCCGGCGCTGCCGCAAAGCAGGAGCAGGCAGAGCAGGGCGGCGGTCGACTTTTT
This genomic interval from Pseudomonas putida contains the following:
- a CDS encoding curlin; the protein is MKKSTAALLCLLLLCGSAGVRADDLMENDDLAPGADLGELPPPVGQRALIDQNGQANIALVQQNGQSLLGQIVQQGSNQEAYILQQGSDLMAWINQQGSGNAALINQSGSHNRAQISQNGNNNDASIVQAGTGQQSAVTQAGNGMSVSVTQYR